One window from the genome of Deltaproteobacteria bacterium encodes:
- a CDS encoding DEAD/DEAH box helicase family protein, which produces MSGFEVNQPILNSPYYEPAEHWYIEEGHQPERRKGRRMAGYFYRDPKAPSSDAAQGARGLWLELTLVNQIRVGVKEWRTLALRGEGGVTRTTQELLNYWRRDGRQHRLFFAQIEAAETIIFLNEARGDFLQGIDIPLDDVSDERKAEGFSAFQRYACKMATGSGKTTVMGMLAAWSILNKVNDRMNAVYSDVILIVCPNVTIRNRLQELDPSRGEASLYRTRDLVPPHLMPDLAKGRVMMTNWHIFEPQGVKTGGTGAKVTKTGVPIRMKETIIIGKKTTTARGKRYLTLEDFQKQLDAGMLTLISEDKDKHGNLKKVFVESLKYVESDTAMINRVLGREVGGKKNILVFNDEAHHAYRISRPEAEETEDDLFGEAEESEEFFKEATVWIDGLDRIHKLRKINFCVDLSATPYYLGRVGQETNRTFPWVVSDFGLTDAIESGLVKIPQLAVRDTTGAEIPGYFNVWRWILPKLTPAERGGKKGSPKPEAILKWVNTPIAMLAGLWDDLWQEWENNSEDPRPPVFILVCKNTKIAKMIHEWLAYDVKPAGIPSAGIAAFHNTDDTTYTIRVDSKVIHETDSGESKGDESTWMRLTLDTVGKIAWPMDKQGRQLYPEGFEVLAQKLNRPLHPPGRDVRCIVSVGMLTEGWDCSTVTHIIGLRPFMSQLLCEQVVGRGLRRSSYQVGEDGKLTEEVAKVFGVPFEVIPFKENTGGTTTKPPKRYHVNAVPAKARFEITFPRVDGYRQAIHNRITVDWNAIATLDLDPLKIPPEVQMKAGLPNNNGRYSLTGPGKLENVDLNPYRQGRRFQELTFQLARDLIHDYASQPGCEVPVHVLFPQIARIVKNYLKKKVRPIAPANILDVFLSPYYGWVIERLIEAIKPDTSQGETPEVPRYETNRGPGSTADVDYWTSKDVREVVNSHLNYAVADTKVWEQSATYLIDSHKMVDAFVKNTGLGFAIPYLHNGQPHDYIPDFIIRLKTAPIIHLILETKGFDDLTEVKTQAAQRWVNAVNADGTYGIWKFALAREIGEVRALIDKAL; this is translated from the coding sequence ATGAGCGGCTTTGAGGTTAATCAACCGATACTGAACTCCCCCTACTACGAACCCGCTGAACATTGGTACATCGAGGAGGGACACCAACCTGAACGGAGGAAGGGGCGCCGCATGGCAGGTTATTTTTACCGTGACCCCAAGGCACCGTCCAGCGATGCCGCTCAAGGAGCCCGTGGTCTGTGGCTTGAACTGACTCTGGTCAACCAGATCCGGGTGGGAGTCAAGGAGTGGCGGACTCTGGCACTCCGTGGTGAAGGGGGTGTTACCCGCACCACACAGGAACTTCTCAATTACTGGCGGCGTGATGGGCGGCAGCACCGGCTGTTCTTCGCCCAGATTGAGGCGGCTGAGACGATTATCTTCCTGAACGAGGCGCGGGGAGATTTCCTGCAAGGGATCGACATACCACTTGATGATGTAAGCGACGAGCGCAAGGCCGAGGGGTTCAGCGCCTTTCAGCGTTACGCCTGTAAAATGGCCACCGGTTCGGGCAAGACCACCGTCATGGGAATGCTGGCGGCATGGAGCATTCTGAATAAGGTAAATGATCGGATGAACGCCGTGTATTCCGACGTAATCTTGATCGTCTGTCCCAACGTTACCATCCGTAACCGTTTGCAGGAGCTTGACCCGTCCAGGGGTGAAGCGAGCCTGTATCGGACTCGTGATCTTGTGCCGCCGCACCTGATGCCCGACCTTGCAAAGGGTCGCGTGATGATGACTAACTGGCATATATTTGAGCCGCAAGGAGTGAAGACCGGCGGAACCGGAGCCAAGGTAACGAAGACAGGTGTTCCGATCCGGATGAAGGAGACCATTATCATCGGCAAAAAGACTACCACGGCGCGGGGCAAGCGCTATCTCACCTTGGAGGATTTTCAGAAGCAGTTGGACGCGGGGATGCTGACCCTTATTAGCGAAGATAAGGACAAGCATGGTAACCTGAAAAAGGTTTTCGTGGAATCGCTAAAGTATGTTGAAAGCGATACCGCAATGATTAACCGGGTTTTGGGGCGGGAAGTGGGCGGCAAAAAGAACATCCTGGTATTTAACGATGAAGCGCACCATGCCTACCGAATTTCTCGTCCCGAAGCAGAGGAAACTGAGGACGATCTGTTTGGTGAGGCCGAGGAAAGCGAAGAGTTCTTCAAAGAGGCAACTGTCTGGATTGATGGCCTGGACCGAATACACAAGTTGCGAAAGATCAACTTCTGCGTCGATCTGTCGGCAACACCCTATTACCTGGGGCGGGTGGGACAGGAGACCAACCGCACGTTTCCTTGGGTAGTCAGCGATTTTGGTCTGACCGACGCCATTGAATCAGGTCTGGTAAAGATCCCTCAGCTTGCAGTACGGGATACCACCGGGGCGGAGATACCTGGTTATTTCAACGTCTGGCGCTGGATTCTCCCCAAGTTGACCCCCGCTGAACGTGGTGGCAAAAAAGGGAGCCCTAAACCGGAAGCTATCCTGAAATGGGTCAATACGCCGATTGCCATGTTGGCCGGTCTTTGGGATGATCTGTGGCAAGAATGGGAGAATAACAGTGAAGACCCCCGTCCGCCAGTGTTTATCCTGGTTTGCAAGAACACCAAAATTGCCAAGATGATCCACGAATGGTTGGCCTATGATGTGAAACCGGCAGGTATTCCCTCTGCGGGAATAGCAGCATTTCACAATACCGATGACACAACATACACCATCCGAGTTGACTCCAAGGTTATCCACGAAACCGATTCTGGTGAGAGCAAGGGAGACGAATCAACCTGGATGCGCCTTACCCTAGACACGGTGGGGAAAATTGCCTGGCCGATGGATAAGCAGGGGAGGCAACTCTACCCGGAAGGATTCGAGGTGCTGGCGCAGAAACTGAACCGCCCCTTGCACCCACCGGGGCGGGATGTGCGCTGTATTGTCAGCGTAGGAATGCTGACCGAGGGGTGGGATTGCAGCACCGTCACTCATATTATCGGCCTGCGTCCTTTCATGTCACAACTGCTTTGCGAGCAGGTAGTGGGGCGTGGATTGCGGCGTTCCAGCTATCAGGTCGGAGAAGACGGCAAACTGACCGAAGAGGTGGCAAAGGTCTTCGGCGTACCATTCGAGGTGATCCCATTCAAGGAGAACACAGGCGGCACAACGACAAAGCCTCCCAAACGCTACCATGTAAACGCCGTTCCTGCCAAGGCACGGTTTGAAATTACCTTTCCCCGTGTGGATGGCTACAGGCAGGCAATCCACAATCGCATCACCGTTGACTGGAATGCCATTGCAACACTCGATCTTGATCCACTTAAAATTCCACCAGAAGTGCAGATGAAGGCCGGGCTTCCCAACAATAATGGACGCTATTCACTGACTGGGCCGGGTAAACTGGAAAATGTGGATCTGAATCCGTATCGGCAGGGGCGTAGATTTCAGGAGCTGACCTTTCAACTGGCTCGGGACCTGATACATGATTATGCTTCTCAGCCGGGTTGCGAGGTGCCGGTACATGTGTTATTTCCTCAGATAGCAAGGATCGTAAAGAACTATCTCAAGAAAAAGGTCAGACCGATTGCACCGGCCAATATCCTGGATGTGTTTCTTTCACCCTATTATGGCTGGGTGATAGAGCGCTTGATAGAAGCGATAAAACCGGATACCTCGCAAGGAGAAACCCCGGAGGTGCCGCGTTATGAAACCAATCGTGGCCCTGGTTCTACTGCTGATGTAGACTATTGGACAAGCAAAGATGTTCGTGAAGTAGTGAATAGCCATCTTAATTACGCCGTGGCCGATACCAAAGTATGGGAGCAGTCCGCAACCTATCTGATCGACTCTCATAAGATGGTAGATGCCTTCGTGAAAAACACCGGACTCGGCTTTGCAATCCCTTATCTGCATAATGGCCAGCCCCATGATTACATTCCTGACTTCATTATTCGCCTGAAAACCGCACCTATTATTCACCTGATACTTGAAACAAAGGGTTTTGACGATTTGACGGAAGTCAAAACACAAGCAGCTCAGAGGTGGGTAAATGCAGTGAATGCTGATGGAACCTATGGTATTTGGAAATTTGCATTGGCGAGGGAGATCGGCGAGGTGCGGGCGTTGATCGATAAGGCATTGTGA
- a CDS encoding helix-turn-helix domain-containing protein yields the protein MGMKRSGITQKKTAQGICNPSSPRLLTIKKGAERLGLTVWAMRERVWAGDIPVVRFPGGRKMYIDVNDLEDFIQRNKTVFV from the coding sequence ATGGGAATGAAACGCTCTGGAATAACGCAGAAAAAAACCGCGCAGGGGATTTGTAATCCCTCGTCACCGCGTCTTCTTACCATAAAGAAAGGTGCTGAGCGATTGGGTCTTACCGTTTGGGCAATGCGCGAGCGCGTATGGGCGGGTGACATTCCTGTCGTACGGTTTCCCGGTGGCCGTAAAATGTACATAGATGTAAACGACCTTGAGGACTTCATTCAAAGGAACAAGACGGTTTTTGTATAA
- a CDS encoding site-specific DNA-methyltransferase, whose protein sequence is MAKPNKTTVTNVEAKSYKHPEAESPMRPEVGTQANFRKKKPPTTYKYDSSLSPELNWDGRNPAREQGETLIKRILEVATVEEAQAAARELAVLSRPFLNWAGKAERLSFDVPTLPLFVHERLSTKGIIETLKSHKIQSSQLDMFSLFDDPQHPIIDQILKAYEYKDKWVNRMILGDSLVVMNSLLQYEGMGGQVQMFYFDPPYGVKFGSNFQPFVRQKDVGNVDHNDDDSMTREPEMVKAYRDTWELGLHSYLTYLRDRLLLAKDLLHTRGSVFVQISDINQHYVRAVMDEVFGEENFVSQIFFQKTSGFETTTIATLGDFLLWYAKDKSHVKVNKLYEEQPVVLGEGNARWVLLPDGSYRGVTAAEKRREVPLPEGARLYKPGDLQSQGASSEPQPFVFEGKTYNPGANSHWKANFPTGMERLATAGRIHRAKNSIQYRRFADDFPYTERGNIWTDTLTGSFTDEKLYVVQTNIKVAERCLLLTTDPGDLVLDMTCGSGTTAYVAESSGRRWITCDTSRVPLALARQRLLTATFPYYQLKDEARGPAGGFVYVRKQNKKGEEVGGIVPHIKLETIANNEPPAEEVLIDRPEIENKITRVSGPFCVEATIPTPVDWEGDGEEDSGAGAAEQYSSFIDRMLEVLRKSPILHLGGGKSVTLKNIRPPAKTLSLSAEALVDMSVLAPQPSLKDDLCQEAEEKTSGMLPLTQKPVALVFGPESGAVSEKLVHEALKEANLKGYAHLYVIGFAIQPNARMLIENAAEIMIPATYVQATTDLMMGDLLKNMRSSQIFSVCGLPEVKVHTVKSESKDDPVRYQVELVGLDVFDPTTLETDQRKGNDVPAWFLDTDYNGLCFHVSQAFFPRTNAWDNLKKALKSTHEESVWDHLAGTMSAPFDAGENTQVAIKVIDDRGNELQVIKSLKEANG, encoded by the coding sequence ATGGCAAAGCCCAATAAAACTACCGTGACCAATGTTGAAGCAAAAAGCTACAAACACCCCGAGGCCGAAAGCCCGATGCGTCCTGAGGTGGGGACGCAGGCGAATTTCAGGAAGAAAAAACCCCCGACTACATACAAATATGATTCCTCTCTTTCCCCGGAACTAAACTGGGATGGCCGGAACCCTGCTCGTGAGCAAGGGGAAACTCTCATCAAGCGGATTTTGGAGGTTGCTACGGTTGAGGAAGCTCAGGCTGCGGCGCGTGAGCTGGCGGTTCTTTCCAGACCGTTTCTCAACTGGGCCGGTAAGGCCGAGAGGCTTTCTTTTGATGTGCCGACCTTGCCGCTGTTTGTCCATGAACGCCTCTCTACCAAGGGAATCATCGAAACCCTTAAGAGCCACAAGATTCAATCCTCCCAACTTGATATGTTCAGCCTGTTTGACGATCCGCAGCACCCTATTATCGACCAGATCCTGAAGGCTTACGAGTACAAGGATAAATGGGTCAACCGGATGATTCTGGGTGATTCACTTGTGGTGATGAACTCGTTGCTCCAATACGAAGGAATGGGCGGGCAGGTGCAGATGTTTTACTTCGACCCACCCTACGGGGTGAAATTCGGCTCCAATTTTCAGCCCTTTGTGCGCCAGAAAGATGTGGGCAACGTGGACCATAATGATGACGACAGCATGACCCGCGAGCCGGAGATGGTCAAAGCTTATCGAGATACCTGGGAGCTGGGTTTGCACTCATACCTCACCTATCTGCGAGACCGGCTCTTGCTCGCCAAAGACCTGCTTCATACCCGTGGTAGCGTTTTTGTCCAGATCAGTGATATTAACCAGCATTATGTGCGAGCTGTTATGGATGAAGTGTTTGGTGAGGAAAACTTTGTTTCCCAGATTTTCTTCCAGAAAACATCTGGATTTGAAACCACCACCATTGCTACCCTTGGTGATTTTCTGCTCTGGTATGCAAAAGACAAATCGCACGTCAAGGTAAACAAACTTTATGAAGAACAGCCTGTTGTGCTAGGCGAAGGGAATGCTCGCTGGGTTCTCCTGCCTGATGGTAGTTACCGAGGTGTCACGGCCGCGGAAAAGCGTCGTGAGGTGCCATTACCTGAAGGAGCAAGGCTATATAAACCAGGCGATTTACAATCGCAAGGAGCGTCCAGCGAACCACAGCCTTTTGTATTTGAGGGGAAAACCTACAATCCGGGAGCTAACTCACACTGGAAGGCCAATTTCCCGACTGGTATGGAACGGCTGGCAACTGCCGGACGAATCCACAGAGCAAAGAACAGCATTCAGTATCGCCGTTTTGCCGACGACTTCCCTTATACGGAGAGGGGCAATATATGGACCGATACCCTGACAGGCAGTTTTACCGACGAAAAGCTGTACGTGGTTCAGACCAATATCAAAGTAGCTGAACGCTGCCTGTTGTTAACCACTGATCCCGGCGACTTGGTGCTGGACATGACCTGCGGTAGTGGCACCACCGCCTATGTTGCGGAGTCGAGTGGCCGCCGCTGGATTACCTGTGACACCTCCCGCGTACCGCTGGCGCTGGCACGGCAACGTCTCCTGACAGCGACCTTCCCCTATTATCAACTGAAGGATGAGGCTCGCGGTCCGGCAGGGGGGTTCGTCTACGTCCGTAAGCAGAACAAGAAAGGCGAGGAAGTAGGTGGCATCGTTCCTCACATCAAACTTGAGACTATTGCCAACAACGAGCCGCCAGCGGAAGAGGTGCTGATTGACCGACCGGAGATCGAAAACAAAATCACCCGCGTCTCCGGGCCGTTCTGCGTAGAGGCGACCATTCCAACCCCGGTTGATTGGGAAGGTGACGGCGAAGAGGATTCCGGAGCAGGGGCAGCAGAGCAGTACAGCTCTTTCATCGACCGGATGCTGGAAGTGTTGCGCAAATCGCCTATCCTGCACTTGGGCGGGGGTAAGTCGGTAACGCTGAAAAATATCCGGCCACCGGCCAAGACCCTTTCGCTTTCGGCGGAAGCGCTGGTGGATATGTCGGTACTTGCCCCGCAGCCAAGCCTAAAAGACGACTTATGTCAGGAGGCAGAGGAAAAAACTTCCGGCATGCTCCCTCTGACACAAAAGCCGGTGGCCCTTGTCTTCGGTCCGGAAAGCGGTGCCGTGAGCGAGAAACTGGTGCATGAAGCTTTGAAGGAAGCCAACCTGAAGGGATATGCACATCTCTATGTCATCGGCTTTGCCATTCAACCCAACGCCAGGATGCTGATTGAAAACGCTGCCGAGATCATGATCCCCGCCACTTATGTGCAGGCAACAACCGACCTGATGATGGGCGACCTGTTGAAAAACATGCGATCCAGTCAGATTTTCAGCGTCTGCGGCCTGCCGGAAGTAAAAGTTCATACGGTAAAATCTGAAAGTAAAGACGATCCAGTCCGCTATCAGGTGGAACTGGTGGGGCTTGATGTCTTTGATCCAACAACGCTGGAAACCGATCAACGAAAGGGAAACGATGTCCCAGCTTGGTTTCTGGATACGGATTACAACGGCCTCTGCTTCCATGTTTCTCAAGCTTTCTTCCCCCGCACCAACGCTTGGGATAACCTGAAAAAGGCGCTCAAATCCACCCACGAAGAGAGTGTCTGGGATCATCTGGCCGGAACCATGAGCGCACCCTTTGACGCCGGTGAGAATACACAGGTCGCCATCAAGGTGATAGACGACCGGGGGAATGAGCTGCAAGTTATTAAGAGCCTGAAGGAGGCCAACGGATGA